One genomic region from Sphingobacterium multivorum encodes:
- the ccoN gene encoding cytochrome-c oxidase, cbb3-type subunit I — protein MQLEQFNYDNKIVRNFGIATIIWGIVGMTIGLLVATQLVWPQMNFGLQFTTFGRVRPVHTNAVIFAFVGNGIFMGVYYSLQRVLKARMFSDALSKLHFWGWQLIIVASAITLPLGLTSSHEYAEMEWPIDIAITLIWVVFGINMFGTIVKRRERHMYVAVWFYIATFVTVAVLHIVNSIQLPVAGWKSYYVYKGVQDALVQWWYGHNAVAFFLTTPYLGMMYYFLPKMANRPVYSYKLSILHFWSLIFIYIWAGPHHLLYTALPGWVQSLGVVFSIMLIAPSWGGMINGLLTLRGAWDKVRTEPMLKFMVVALTCYGMATFEGPMLSLKQVNAIAHFTDWIVAHVHVGALGWNGFMTFGILYWLIPRIYKTELYSKKLASTHFWIGTLGILFYAIPMYWAAVVQGLMWKEFTPEGVLKYPNFLATTLEILPMHMMRALGGALYLSGVFLMTFNLIKTMKQGKLLANEPAEAPALLPVQVNEQSQHRRLERKPILFMVLALIAILIGGMVEMVPTFTISKNVPTIASVKPYTALELQGRDLYVREGCVNCHTQTIRPFRSETARYGEYSKAGEFVYDTPFLWGSKRTGPDLHRIGGKYPNKWHFDHLLDPTITSPGSIMPTYPWLINQKLDNAILQDKMKALRKLGIPYTDAEIEHAEQDLTKQAQKIADDLKQNQVNVLADREIVAVIAYLQRLGTDIKAAPKVADNVNANQ, from the coding sequence ATGCAGTTAGAGCAATTTAATTACGACAACAAGATTGTCAGGAATTTCGGAATCGCTACCATTATTTGGGGAATAGTTGGTATGACCATAGGATTGCTTGTGGCGACGCAGCTTGTTTGGCCCCAGATGAACTTTGGATTGCAATTTACAACATTTGGCCGTGTACGTCCTGTGCATACCAATGCGGTGATTTTTGCTTTCGTGGGTAATGGTATTTTTATGGGAGTATACTACTCCTTACAGCGGGTGCTTAAAGCAAGAATGTTTAGTGATGCTTTGAGCAAGCTCCATTTTTGGGGTTGGCAATTAATTATTGTTGCATCGGCTATTACACTACCACTCGGCCTTACTTCAAGTCATGAGTATGCCGAAATGGAATGGCCTATTGATATCGCAATTACCCTCATTTGGGTGGTATTCGGAATCAATATGTTCGGTACTATCGTCAAACGACGCGAACGTCACATGTATGTCGCAGTTTGGTTCTATATTGCCACATTTGTCACAGTAGCCGTATTGCATATTGTTAACTCCATCCAATTGCCAGTAGCTGGCTGGAAAAGCTATTACGTCTACAAGGGTGTGCAGGATGCACTGGTACAATGGTGGTATGGTCACAACGCAGTTGCTTTTTTCTTGACAACACCTTATTTGGGAATGATGTATTATTTCCTTCCTAAGATGGCCAACCGTCCTGTTTACTCGTACAAGTTAAGTATTCTTCACTTTTGGTCTTTAATCTTTATTTATATCTGGGCAGGTCCTCACCATTTGCTCTATACGGCGCTACCGGGTTGGGTACAGTCTTTAGGGGTTGTATTCTCCATTATGTTGATTGCTCCAAGCTGGGGTGGTATGATCAATGGCTTATTGACCTTACGTGGTGCTTGGGATAAGGTACGGACAGAACCGATGTTAAAATTCATGGTCGTGGCCCTTACTTGTTATGGTATGGCGACTTTCGAAGGCCCTATGTTATCCTTGAAACAGGTGAATGCAATTGCCCACTTTACCGACTGGATCGTAGCGCACGTACACGTAGGTGCTTTGGGATGGAATGGGTTTATGACATTCGGTATTCTATACTGGTTGATACCACGTATATATAAGACAGAGTTGTATTCTAAAAAGTTGGCATCAACGCACTTTTGGATAGGTACCTTGGGTATTTTGTTCTATGCGATCCCGATGTATTGGGCAGCTGTAGTACAAGGCTTGATGTGGAAGGAATTTACACCAGAAGGGGTCTTGAAATATCCAAACTTCCTGGCGACAACATTGGAAATTCTGCCGATGCACATGATGCGCGCACTAGGTGGTGCACTTTATCTGTCGGGGGTCTTCCTAATGACCTTTAACTTGATCAAAACCATGAAACAAGGGAAGCTCTTGGCCAATGAGCCAGCAGAAGCTCCTGCATTATTGCCAGTTCAGGTAAATGAACAGTCTCAACACCGTCGTCTTGAACGTAAGCCAATTTTATTCATGGTACTCGCGCTTATCGCCATCCTCATCGGGGGTATGGTGGAGATGGTGCCGACTTTTACAATTTCTAAAAATGTTCCAACAATTGCAAGTGTAAAACCTTATACAGCATTGGAACTGCAGGGACGGGATCTCTACGTTAGAGAAGGTTGTGTGAACTGTCATACGCAAACTATTCGTCCTTTTAGATCCGAAACCGCCCGTTATGGTGAGTATAGCAAGGCGGGAGAATTTGTTTACGATACACCGTTTTTATGGGGTTCGAAACGGACAGGACCTGATCTGCATCGCATCGGTGGTAAATATCCAAACAAATGGCACTTTGATCACCTGTTGGATCCAACGATTACCTCGCCTGGAAGTATCATGCCAACATATCCGTGGTTAATCAATCAGAAACTGGATAATGCTATTCTGCAAGATAAAATGAAGGCGTTACGGAAATTGGGAATCCCCTATACCGATGCGGAAATTGAACATGCTGAACAGGATCTCACCAAACAGGCACAGAAAATTGCTGATGATCTAAAACAAAATCAAGTGAATGTGTTAGCTGACCGTGAGATTGTGGCTGTAATTGCCTACTTACAACGATTAGGAACAGATATAAAAGCAGCTCCAAAAGTAGCTGATAATGTTAACGCAAATCAATAA
- a CDS encoding LacI family DNA-binding transcriptional regulator produces the protein MSRTTLKDIALALNISVSTVSKALSDSYEISEATKKMVQEYAKKHNFHPNKLARSLKIGKSNTIGVIVSNISNTFVSQILDGIQIASQQTVYDVIFMQSREDERIEKNCIDVLRMRGIDGLMISPVSSDSNIEELKALIKSQIPVVIFDRINHQLDTFKVGVNNFQGAYNATKHLIEQGKKNILHITGKNLGVAAERLNGFKSALSDAGIPFDNRHYIECSFNNTADIDQTIREILLKEYLEHKNIDAIFGATDVITTRTLGILAELQIQVPSEVAVIGFSNTQIAASLNPALSTVVQPATEIGELATNKLIATINQTRPIHEFETIELPTQLIIRKSSL, from the coding sequence ATGAGCAGAACTACCCTGAAAGATATAGCGTTGGCACTCAATATTTCTGTTTCGACGGTTTCCAAAGCATTATCAGACAGCTACGAAATAAGTGAAGCAACTAAAAAGATGGTTCAGGAATATGCCAAAAAGCATAATTTCCATCCCAATAAATTGGCACGGAGCTTAAAAATAGGAAAATCCAATACAATAGGGGTTATTGTATCCAACATTAGCAATACATTCGTTTCACAAATCCTCGATGGAATTCAGATCGCCTCTCAGCAGACCGTCTATGACGTTATTTTCATGCAAAGCCGGGAAGACGAACGGATTGAAAAAAATTGTATTGATGTTTTACGCATGCGCGGCATTGACGGCCTAATGATATCTCCAGTCTCTTCTGATTCAAATATTGAAGAATTAAAAGCACTGATAAAGTCGCAGATACCTGTGGTTATTTTTGATCGCATCAATCATCAGCTTGATACATTCAAGGTCGGGGTCAATAATTTCCAAGGTGCATATAATGCCACAAAACATCTCATCGAACAGGGCAAAAAGAATATTCTGCATATCACGGGAAAGAACTTAGGGGTGGCAGCCGAACGATTAAATGGCTTTAAATCTGCTTTATCAGATGCGGGTATTCCTTTTGATAATCGGCATTACATCGAATGTAGCTTTAATAATACCGCGGATATCGACCAAACAATAAGAGAGATTTTGCTCAAAGAATATCTTGAGCATAAAAATATAGATGCTATTTTCGGTGCCACAGATGTTATTACAACCCGAACATTGGGTATTTTGGCTGAACTTCAGATTCAAGTCCCTTCAGAGGTCGCCGTTATTGGTTTTTCAAACACACAAATAGCAGCTTCGTTAAATCCGGCCCTATCCACCGTTGTACAACCAGCAACAGAAATTGGGGAACTGGCAACAAATAAATTAATCGCTACTATTAACCAAACAAGACCTATACATGAATTTGAAACGATTGAGCTTCCAACACAGCTTATCATTCGCAAATCATCTTTATAA
- the cls gene encoding cardiolipin synthase gives MEVLHHILQIALTYYWIPLLILYIGVIGTILIENRNPSKTIAWIMVIVFLPGVGLLSYYFFGQKFKKVKRMKRVYREQSKKLMDAWRKESEIMEEHIDTLNERIGSLAMVYRYLKNQKISTFSLNNDVTLFINGEEKFPVLIDRLKAAQHSIHMEYYIWEMDDVGQEILHILEEKAKAGVTVRLILDSFGAPDVIKYLRRHKPDFVFQAFLPVTFSSLANSNYRNHRKIAVIDGKIGFVGGINISDRYINNGKNEIYWRDTAMMVVGAAVNTLQIQFWNSWNQTDAEPFELGRGYLNRFPLTDEDESGVGFTASDPGSPAPFNMEAIIAGINEAKEYIQLCTPYFIPSDQLTTALMLAVSSGVRVDLMLPAQSDSFFVQHASFSFIKPLLERGVNVYLYTKGFLHAKTICIDGKLAYIGTTNLDIRSFYINFEISGIVSDKALCDRLNAQFLADIEVSDLITIRKWMQRSRWKRGVDSICRLLAPLL, from the coding sequence ATGGAGGTACTTCATCATATTTTACAGATTGCATTAACCTATTATTGGATTCCCTTACTCATCCTTTATATTGGTGTAATCGGGACGATTTTGATCGAAAACCGTAATCCTTCCAAGACCATTGCCTGGATTATGGTCATTGTTTTCTTACCTGGCGTTGGTTTGCTCAGTTACTATTTCTTTGGTCAGAAGTTTAAGAAGGTCAAAAGGATGAAACGTGTGTATCGCGAGCAGTCCAAAAAGTTAATGGATGCCTGGCGTAAGGAATCCGAAATTATGGAGGAACATATCGATACGTTAAATGAGCGGATCGGTAGTTTGGCAATGGTATACCGCTACCTTAAAAATCAAAAGATCTCTACTTTTTCCCTCAACAACGATGTCACCCTGTTTATCAATGGGGAAGAAAAGTTTCCAGTACTTATAGATCGTCTTAAGGCTGCGCAGCATTCCATTCACATGGAATACTATATCTGGGAAATGGATGATGTAGGGCAGGAAATCTTACATATTCTAGAAGAAAAAGCAAAAGCTGGCGTAACTGTTCGCCTGATATTGGATAGTTTTGGTGCTCCGGATGTGATTAAATATTTACGGCGGCATAAACCCGATTTTGTGTTTCAAGCTTTCCTTCCGGTGACCTTTAGTTCCTTGGCGAATAGCAACTACCGAAATCACCGTAAGATAGCCGTGATCGATGGGAAAATCGGTTTTGTCGGCGGAATCAATATTTCAGATCGATATATCAATAACGGAAAAAATGAGATTTACTGGCGGGATACGGCGATGATGGTTGTCGGCGCAGCAGTAAATACCTTGCAAATCCAGTTTTGGAACAGCTGGAACCAGACAGATGCAGAACCGTTTGAATTGGGCCGCGGTTATTTAAACCGATTTCCACTTACCGATGAAGATGAGAGTGGAGTAGGATTTACAGCCAGTGATCCTGGGTCGCCAGCACCTTTCAATATGGAAGCAATTATTGCCGGTATCAACGAAGCAAAAGAATATATACAGTTGTGTACACCTTATTTTATTCCCAGCGATCAATTGACGACTGCTTTAATGCTCGCGGTATCTTCCGGTGTCCGGGTGGACTTGATGTTGCCGGCCCAGTCTGATTCGTTTTTTGTACAGCATGCCTCCTTCTCATTTATAAAACCACTACTGGAAAGAGGAGTTAATGTATACCTCTATACAAAGGGATTTCTACATGCCAAAACCATCTGCATTGATGGGAAGCTGGCCTATATCGGTACGACAAACTTGGATATCAGAAGTTTTTACATCAACTTTGAAATCTCGGGAATTGTATCGGATAAAGCGCTTTGCGACCGTCTTAATGCGCAATTTTTGGCTGATATCGAAGTTTCAGACCTGATTACAATTCGAAAGTGGATGCAGCGAAGCCGCTGGAAAAGAGGAGTAGATTCTATCTGTAGGCTTTTGGCTCCATTGCTCTAA
- the ccoG gene encoding cytochrome c oxidase accessory protein CcoG codes for MSTAVVNNANNGGSKSKKRQWIYAKKPQGELYKKRQWVGYSLLLFLFIVPFIKINGEPFLMFNIIERKFSILGNLFYPQDLYIFVFGMLIVMVCVVLFTVVFGRVWCGWTCPQTIFLELIFRRIEYWIEGDWQQQKKLDAGPNTDQKQLKKILKHGIFLIISFFISNIFLSYIIGADALMKIITDPLDQHIGGLISIIIFTLVFYAVFAYVREIVCIAICPYGRLQGVLLDDQSITVAYDHRRGEPRGKQQKDAVTTQGDCVDCKLCVHVCPTGIDIRNGLQLECVSCTACIDACDAVMDKIGKPKKLIGFYPMGEIEGTLKKKSNTRAIAYSIVLVALMSVFGFLLFNRSQVDGRLLRAKGSTYQLRDDKTISNLYSLELINKSGKEMPFKLVCDDPRLKIQVVNPIQKLSKDGHATLSFFLIIANKDVETYKSNVKLAIYSGDKKVESLKTTFIAPPGMN; via the coding sequence ATGAGTACAGCAGTCGTGAATAATGCCAATAACGGTGGATCTAAGTCAAAAAAAAGACAATGGATTTATGCCAAAAAACCGCAGGGAGAGCTTTACAAAAAAAGACAGTGGGTTGGGTATTCACTACTGCTGTTCTTGTTTATCGTTCCTTTTATCAAAATAAACGGTGAACCGTTTCTCATGTTCAACATTATTGAGCGAAAGTTTTCCATCTTGGGAAATCTTTTCTATCCACAAGATCTCTACATATTCGTATTCGGTATGTTAATCGTGATGGTATGTGTGGTTTTGTTTACTGTTGTCTTTGGACGGGTATGGTGTGGATGGACTTGCCCTCAGACCATTTTTTTGGAATTAATATTTAGACGAATTGAATATTGGATCGAAGGTGACTGGCAGCAACAAAAGAAATTGGATGCGGGACCAAATACGGATCAAAAACAATTGAAAAAAATTTTGAAACATGGTATATTCTTGATCATATCATTTTTCATTTCAAATATCTTTTTGTCTTATATCATCGGTGCTGATGCGCTGATGAAGATTATCACTGATCCCTTGGACCAACATATCGGTGGACTGATATCGATAATCATATTTACATTGGTTTTTTATGCTGTGTTTGCGTATGTCAGGGAGATTGTATGTATTGCAATTTGCCCTTACGGCAGATTGCAGGGTGTACTCCTGGATGACCAAAGTATAACTGTCGCCTATGATCATAGACGTGGAGAGCCAAGAGGAAAACAGCAAAAGGATGCAGTGACGACGCAAGGGGATTGTGTGGACTGTAAGCTCTGTGTACATGTATGCCCCACAGGAATTGATATTCGAAATGGCCTTCAATTGGAATGTGTAAGCTGTACAGCCTGTATAGATGCCTGTGATGCTGTCATGGACAAAATCGGAAAGCCTAAAAAGTTGATAGGCTTTTATCCAATGGGTGAGATTGAAGGAACACTGAAGAAAAAAAGCAATACGAGAGCAATAGCTTATTCGATCGTGTTGGTTGCACTAATGTCGGTCTTTGGTTTTCTGTTGTTCAACCGTTCTCAGGTGGACGGTAGATTGCTCCGCGCAAAGGGAAGTACCTACCAGCTTCGTGATGATAAGACAATAAGCAACCTGTATTCTTTGGAATTGATCAATAAGTCGGGTAAAGAAATGCCTTTTAAATTGGTCTGTGATGACCCACGCTTAAAGATTCAGGTGGTTAACCCCATTCAAAAATTGAGTAAAGATGGGCATGCAACACTAAGTTTTTTTCTAATTATCGCAAATAAGGATGTTGAGACTTATAAAAGTAATGTAAAATTAGCTATCTATTCGGGCGATAAGAAAGTGGAAAGTTTAAAAACCACTTTTATAGCGCCTCCGGGTATGAATTAA
- the ccoS gene encoding cbb3-type cytochrome oxidase assembly protein CcoS yields MEIMYILIGCSVLLALIFLCAFFWANKSGQHNDTYTPSIRILFDDETTEGENK; encoded by the coding sequence ATGGAAATAATGTATATTTTGATCGGTTGTAGCGTTTTGTTGGCGTTGATTTTTCTATGTGCTTTTTTCTGGGCAAATAAAAGCGGTCAGCACAATGATACCTATACACCTTCTATACGGATTCTGTTTGATGATGAAACGACAGAAGGGGAAAATAAATAA
- a CDS encoding FixH family protein: MNWGTKIFLTLAVFMLCIVGAGIYMVSHDSDSLEEDDYYEQGLNYDQAYDKKQNVLMMKESPTIEIRQDTLYIHFVSKENKGKLLFRKPSDNRLDKELPFQTTGNLYTLPISTFDKGMWNLYIDWKSVGKDFLFEEHILF; this comes from the coding sequence ATGAATTGGGGTACAAAGATTTTTTTAACCTTGGCGGTATTTATGTTGTGTATAGTCGGAGCGGGAATATACATGGTGAGTCACGATTCAGATAGTCTGGAAGAAGACGATTATTACGAGCAGGGACTAAATTATGATCAAGCTTACGACAAAAAGCAAAATGTCTTAATGATGAAAGAATCACCGACAATTGAAATCAGGCAAGATACCTTGTATATTCATTTTGTCTCCAAAGAAAATAAAGGGAAATTGCTGTTTCGAAAACCTTCGGACAATCGATTGGATAAAGAATTGCCATTTCAGACAACAGGCAATTTATATACACTGCCCATTTCCACGTTCGATAAAGGCATGTGGAATTTGTATATCGACTGGAAGAGTGTAGGTAAAGATTTTTTGTTTGAAGAGCATATTTTATTTTAA
- a CDS encoding sulfite exporter TauE/SafE family protein: MKSIFYFKEMSYTYFAFFMGLFGSIHCAVMCGPLIFAIEGRQGFGWNVFLNKILYQSGRVLTYGCLGLLLGTIGTFAQIQGWQRSLSWATGIILIGIALFQLIGKHNRKIASWQTKAVQPIVRLLSKWLYKPGGSFVAGVLNGLLPCGMVYMALMSSINADSPQQSFFFMLFFGLGTIPLLFVFSFLGNFSRSFKIGFSKWIPFLYFLLGIWFILRGANLDIPYLSPFIHVDGAINCV, encoded by the coding sequence TTGAAGAGCATATTTTATTTTAAGGAAATGAGTTATACCTACTTTGCATTTTTCATGGGATTGTTTGGAAGCATACATTGTGCGGTCATGTGTGGTCCATTAATTTTCGCCATTGAAGGAAGGCAAGGTTTTGGTTGGAACGTTTTCTTAAATAAAATACTGTATCAATCCGGTAGGGTACTGACTTATGGTTGTTTGGGACTTTTACTGGGTACGATCGGAACATTTGCGCAGATCCAGGGCTGGCAGCGTAGTCTAAGCTGGGCTACAGGTATCATCCTGATTGGAATTGCTTTATTTCAGCTTATTGGTAAACATAATCGAAAAATTGCCAGCTGGCAGACGAAGGCTGTTCAGCCAATTGTACGGTTATTGTCGAAATGGCTCTATAAACCGGGCGGTAGCTTTGTTGCCGGTGTACTGAATGGATTGTTGCCCTGTGGTATGGTCTACATGGCGCTTATGTCGTCCATAAATGCGGATAGCCCACAGCAGAGTTTCTTTTTTATGTTGTTTTTTGGCTTAGGCACTATCCCGCTCTTGTTTGTGTTTTCTTTTTTGGGAAATTTCTCCCGATCTTTCAAAATTGGATTTTCGAAATGGATTCCTTTTCTCTATTTCTTATTGGGGATATGGTTTATACTCCGGGGTGCCAATTTAGATATTCCCTATTTAAGTCCGTTCATTCATGTCGATGGTGCAATAAACTGTGTTTAA
- the uxuA gene encoding mannonate dehydratase yields MKKLEQTWRWYGPNDPVSLQDIKQAGATGIVTALHHIPHGEVWPLADIQERKRIIEEAGLTWSVVESVTVHEEIKTKGAKVDEYLQKYQETLTNLAQCGIKTICYNFMPVLDWTRTQLDLTMADGSKALYFDWIDLALFDIFILKRDGARAAYPVDVVKRATLRFDEITEQQKEELANVVLMGIPGEKNVELEALKASIDTYKHIGKDGLRENLVYFLQGISATCEEYGICMTIHPDDPPYPILGLPRIASNGEDFDYFLNAVPQRFNGVCFCTGSLGASQTNDLPAILENIKGRVNFVHLRNVKKDAIGSFYEADHLDGDVNMYKIMKILVAENQLRSTAIPFRPDHGHQMLDDLNKVTNPGYSAIGRLRGLAELRGLEYGIVGE; encoded by the coding sequence ATGAAAAAATTAGAACAAACCTGGCGTTGGTATGGACCCAATGACCCAGTATCTTTGCAGGATATCAAACAGGCGGGAGCTACCGGTATTGTTACAGCATTACATCATATTCCTCATGGTGAGGTATGGCCACTGGCCGATATTCAAGAAAGAAAACGCATTATAGAAGAGGCTGGTCTAACCTGGTCAGTGGTGGAAAGTGTGACTGTACACGAGGAGATTAAGACAAAAGGTGCTAAAGTAGATGAATACCTCCAAAAATATCAAGAGACATTAACCAATCTCGCCCAATGTGGTATTAAAACAATCTGTTATAATTTTATGCCGGTGCTAGACTGGACACGTACACAATTGGACTTAACCATGGCGGATGGTTCAAAAGCACTGTATTTTGACTGGATTGATCTGGCCCTCTTTGATATCTTTATATTAAAACGTGACGGAGCCAGGGCAGCATATCCAGTGGATGTTGTAAAACGTGCAACTTTGCGATTTGATGAAATTACCGAACAGCAAAAAGAAGAATTGGCAAATGTTGTCTTAATGGGAATCCCCGGGGAGAAGAATGTGGAATTGGAGGCCTTAAAAGCGAGTATTGATACCTATAAGCATATTGGAAAAGACGGTTTACGCGAGAATTTGGTTTATTTTCTTCAGGGAATTTCGGCAACCTGTGAGGAGTATGGTATATGTATGACCATTCACCCAGATGATCCCCCGTACCCTATCTTAGGTTTACCCCGCATTGCCAGCAATGGTGAGGATTTTGACTATTTTCTGAATGCAGTTCCACAACGATTCAATGGCGTTTGTTTTTGTACGGGGTCTTTGGGGGCTAGTCAGACAAACGATCTGCCTGCTATCTTAGAAAACATTAAAGGGCGTGTAAACTTCGTTCACTTACGAAATGTGAAGAAAGATGCGATTGGAAGTTTTTATGAGGCAGACCATTTGGATGGTGATGTCAATATGTATAAAATCATGAAAATCCTGGTTGCTGAAAATCAATTGAGATCTACAGCTATTCCATTCAGACCAGATCATGGTCATCAGATGCTGGATGATCTGAATAAAGTAACAAATCCAGGGTATTCTGCTATTGGAAGATTGAGAGGGCTTGCAGAATTACGGGGCCTGGAGTATGGTATTGTTGGTGAATAA
- a CDS encoding cbb3-type cytochrome c oxidase N-terminal domain-containing protein, which translates to MSLLLDTAPATAEVVQSTIGFGTDNLYTDILIVVLIVVMLALLASALMVNRAMKSIIKITMPELAQEEKLKKVSNKGWMKRSWNKIMGIRPISEEKDIVIDHEYDGIRELDNPIPIWFNFLFYGTIFFGLVYLFVYQVSGIGMNQDQEYEHEMVVAEKERQAYLTASASNVDESSVEFQPEMAADGKAIFTANCVACHGGSGEGGIGPNLTDKFWLHGGEIKDIFKTIKYGVPDKGMVPWEQTLSPAQIAQVASYIVTLRDTNPANPKAPQGDEVTYGGGQAANGEKAADDAKTGPAEADKKAE; encoded by the coding sequence ATGAGTTTATTATTGGATACTGCACCAGCTACCGCAGAAGTTGTTCAATCTACGATAGGATTCGGTACAGATAATTTATACACAGATATCTTAATTGTTGTATTGATCGTTGTGATGCTGGCTCTACTTGCTTCGGCATTGATGGTCAATCGCGCGATGAAATCCATCATTAAGATTACCATGCCTGAATTGGCCCAGGAGGAAAAACTCAAAAAGGTGTCGAATAAGGGCTGGATGAAAAGGTCGTGGAACAAGATCATGGGGATCAGACCGATTTCAGAAGAAAAGGATATTGTCATAGACCATGAGTACGATGGTATCCGCGAATTGGATAATCCGATTCCGATCTGGTTTAATTTCCTTTTTTATGGAACGATTTTTTTCGGCCTTGTTTACTTATTTGTTTATCAGGTGTCGGGTATCGGAATGAACCAGGACCAGGAGTATGAACATGAGATGGTCGTTGCCGAGAAAGAGCGTCAGGCTTATCTTACTGCTTCTGCGAGTAATGTAGACGAAAGTAGCGTGGAGTTTCAGCCGGAAATGGCAGCTGATGGAAAAGCGATCTTTACTGCAAACTGTGTCGCTTGTCACGGAGGTAGTGGCGAGGGAGGCATCGGACCCAACTTGACCGATAAGTTTTGGCTACATGGTGGTGAGATTAAAGACATCTTCAAAACCATTAAGTATGGTGTTCCTGATAAAGGAATGGTGCCATGGGAACAAACGTTAAGTCCCGCTCAAATCGCACAGGTTGCCAGTTATATTGTCACCTTAAGGGATACAAACCCTGCTAATCCAAAAGCTCCACAAGGTGATGAGGTAACCTATGGCGGTGGTCAGGCGGCAAACGGAGAGAAAGCAGCGGATGATGCCAAAACAGGTCCAGCTGAAGCAGATAAAAAAGCAGAGTAG
- a CDS encoding SDR family oxidoreductase → MHNNPFSLKDKVVVITGGTGILGEAFVEALAEAEAKVAILGRNGQIGAERVQQVESVGGEAIFVEVDIMDEQDVTRAKDEVLQKWGRIDALVNAVGGNIPGATIGADQDLFASNIQDTIKAIELNLYGTMIPTHIIGRVIAESGKGVIINISSLTASRPFTRVLGYTVAKHGIDGYTKWMATELAQRYGDQVRVNAIAPGVFLTKQNKKLLVNPDGTYSDRTKRILHGTPYNRLGDPRELKGTLIYLLSDASAFVTGETVFVDGGFNAWCGV, encoded by the coding sequence ATGCATAATAATCCATTTTCATTAAAAGATAAAGTAGTTGTCATTACGGGTGGTACTGGGATTTTGGGCGAGGCCTTTGTTGAGGCTTTGGCCGAGGCCGAAGCCAAAGTCGCGATCCTCGGGCGTAATGGACAAATCGGGGCCGAACGTGTTCAGCAGGTCGAGTCTGTTGGCGGCGAAGCGATATTTGTTGAAGTTGACATCATGGACGAACAGGATGTCACTCGGGCGAAAGATGAAGTTTTGCAAAAATGGGGTAGGATAGACGCTTTAGTAAACGCCGTTGGAGGCAACATTCCTGGAGCAACGATTGGTGCTGATCAAGATTTATTTGCGAGCAATATTCAGGATACCATTAAAGCAATTGAGCTTAATCTGTATGGTACAATGATTCCTACGCATATTATCGGTCGCGTGATTGCTGAAAGCGGAAAGGGGGTTATCATTAATATTTCTTCCCTCACAGCCAGTCGTCCTTTTACACGTGTTTTGGGCTATACTGTGGCAAAACATGGGATCGATGGCTATACAAAATGGATGGCTACCGAACTCGCTCAGCGTTATGGCGATCAAGTCCGGGTCAATGCAATCGCTCCCGGCGTATTCTTAACCAAACAGAACAAAAAACTATTGGTTAATCCAGATGGTACTTATAGCGACCGAACCAAACGTATTCTTCATGGAACCCCCTATAACCGTTTAGGCGACCCGCGTGAGTTAAAAGGAACTTTAATCTATCTGCTGAGCGATGCATCGGCATTTGTGACGGGAGAGACTGTCTTTGTGGACGGTGGTTTTAATGCATGGTGCGGCGTTTAA